The nucleotide sequence ATACGTTCTTCTTTGGCTTTATCCACAATCCACTGCTCCCAAGCACTCAGTTTGAACTGCACATTTGACGCTCTGTCTTCCAGGCCTGTCGTGTCCACCTCATCCCTGCAAATAAGTTAGATTTGACTGGTGTGCTGGTTTGATCATAGTGTGAGTCTCTATTTCTGTTACTCAGCACCGCTCACCTGTATGGAGAGCCTGGTGCGACGTCTTCACTTAACGTGGTGGTGATGTTGTGAACAGGCCGTGGCTGATCTGACTCCGGTTCGTCCTCTGAAAGCTCAAAGCTGTCATGATAGATGGGTGACAGCAGCGAGGACGTCGAGTCTCCGGTGGACTCAAGGCTCCTGCTGCGCTGCAGGACACTGCTCGGGACGCTGGGTCTGGACTTGAGCGGGGTGGAGGTCAAGCTCTTGGAGGAAGAAGATGGAAATGTCGACATCATCAGCAAACCTAAGgacacaaaaacatgttaaataaaacCAGATCCCCATGAGAAAGTACTTTTGTGTTACCATGGTACAATGACTGCAATACTATAGTACTTCTATATGTGTACCATTGCAATTACATTGGTACTTAAACACACTATTAATCAgaattattgctaaatgtttacacacacaaggaattcgTCTTGGTGTTAGGAGCTACCAGCAAAGAAAGAACAAACATAGTGCAGAAATACATATaattaaggtaataaaaacacCAATAATAAATAGAATAGACAATAATAACAAGGTGCCATGTCCAAAAGCAGGGTAGATGTATCGATTTGGACTGCAGACATGTATGGTTTAACCTAAGTTACtggacatattttaaaaagtttttttttaatgatatagcAACTAAACTATGCTAATTTTGAAGCAGAGTTTGTAAACAGGTTTCAAGAGAACTGAACGTATATTGTGTTAACTCACCTACAgcctgtttttaaaatacagctgcacatttCAACACTTTAAATGAGTTTAAACTGCTAAATTAGATATAAGTGTATCGTCCGTTTAACTAACTCaccatttaatcagtttaatcgCACAATATTCCGTTGAATCGCTTTTGTTTTGCTTGATTGTTCCGAGCGGCTTCCTCCGTCTAGCTCCGCCTCTTTCCTCCTGAACCCGCCCACTCAACACGTCAATCATGCCAATCGTGGAAAACGATTGGTTGCGCCGCTGTAACCGTGTACGCTGATAACGGAAGCCTGTTTCCTAGCTACGAGGTGTCCGCGTCATAAAACACGTAGAAAGCACGCGTTTATTGCTTTATTCTTTTTATCATGATCGATGTATTCAGAATAACAACAGGTTAACatatagtgaaaaaaataaattaagacaaaaaacaaataaataactaataataataatatttaataataaaaaaacacatcaaagaCGTAAATATGATTTCTAACAAAACTGCATAATATTTATCCAAGTAGCTTTcagctctttttttattattagtttagtttaagtttagtttatttcagACAGACATTCACAAGAATACTTTTCGTTAAATTCTTTCTTGCTGAGATTATACGaactcataaataataataagaacaacaCATTTCTGAAGGACTGTGATCTTATATTTTTGCTAATTGAAGCATCTTTACTTCTGTATATTTCCCTTTGATCTTTTATGTTGCCTGTTTTCTTTGCAGTATAACATGGCTTCCAAAAGCCATGATCAGTGAAAGATTATTGGCATTATTGTTTACAAATTTAATAGAATACATCCTCAATAATAACtgatcaataattaaaaaaagaagattcaTATAATATTGGATGATctgtttatttacttaatttacttaAAATCTCCAGGAAAGAAGGAGTTAAGACATTTATGTAAACAGTTCCCTAAATATAATAGCGTCTcctattttatgaataaaatcatTTCAATGTGAAATGATCGTCTTTGAAAATGATCCTATTAGGGAGCAGGCCTTGCACCTTTATATAACAACGATCAAATTGCTCCCAGAAGGTCAAACTCTGATACTttccaattttaaaatgtatccatGCTTAATAATCTCAACATAATCAgctcatatttgtcgtcaaaacGGGATTAACCAGCAGCCCACTTAGTCTAATTCTGCCTGAGGTGTCTGTTTATCcattaacttaattatttttgaaagcGTCACTCTGAAGAGGCACAAATGAATATACAACACTTTGCCTCATACCATCTTCTGCATTGAATCTGTATTACATGATGCAGTTTTATGTATAGAGATGGTAACAGTATATTTTAGaggagaccggggctagttgtcacaaagGAAAGCTTGTCAGAGTCTGAATTTAACTGCAATTTAATTGAACAGTCAGGCTGGGGTAATTtcatattgtattataattttatataatgtttatatacacatacatactgtttattgtaattttagttcatataatattgataaaaaacttattttatattcaattatattattaaagattCAATTGGACAAAATGAGggtttgactgtttttttttttccttttttctattttgcaatttcataatttattctcTGTCATAACTGAcatatacaaaaaattaaaaatgtatacactgTAAACTGCACAGTTGTAAATAACATATCttcatttaaacaattaaaactttttCTACACTTCTACATCTGTACATTATTTAGGATGTGttgaatttattaatatttatttattttagtagtcAATTTGTTGTGGGCTACTTAAGGTGACTTTAAATAAATCTTGAGAAGtatatttaaatgagaaaaaaggtgtgacaactagccccggtcttcCCTTCCATTGTCCTGAATGATTTCCATAGTCATATAGTCCTTTGCGATATTTACATAGGACTACACTTCAGTGTAGCGATTTGAAATAGGACTAATACTATAGAACGTGTCCGAAAACGTCACAATGCTATTGTGCAATCGCAGTGGTTATTTAAGAGCTCGCGTTGCGTTCTAGCTCATCGCGTCGCGTGCGCGTTCCTCCTGCGCAAACCCCAGGTTGCCGGTTCCCATGGTTTCCCGCATCACATGCGCGGCTTTCCTTACAAAAAAAGATGCCAGCTCTTGAATTCCCTGCCATTTTTACGCCTGCGAATTAGAGGACGCGCTCGGACACGAGAGGAAACAGACGCAGATGGTGGAATAGTGAGAAATCCGTCGCTTTGCCTCTGCGGATCACTCTTCTCAGCTGACGCGGCGAAACGGGACCGACTGCTGTAACGTTGCGCGCAAGATCGGGCCGAATTTTGCGCACATTTCACCGTCAGGAAATGAGTATAGAAATCCCCGAGGGCTTGACGGAGCTTCTGCAGAGCTTTACCGTGGAGGTCCTGAGGAACCAGCCGGCAGATCTGCTGGAGTTCGCGCTGCAGTACTTCACGCGTCTCAAGGAGAACGAGACGCGCGGCGGCGCGTTCGGCAATGAGCACAATTCAGCCGCGCGAGCGGGGAAAGCCGTCAACTTCATCGAGGAGGCCATGCAGATCGACTCCGAAAACGGAGAGGACGAGGACGACGATGAAGAATTCGTAGGTAGGCTAATGCATTCGTGCGTGCGCGCGTGCGTTCTTTCTTCATTCATTGCGATGCGTCCATCACATCAGCTAGATGACCCTTTATACAGACATCCCTCATAATGGATGCACAATAATgctgatattttgttcactgcTAATGCATGATCACACATCTATTTTTTCCGTCAGAAAATGAGTGGTCAGCTCACTGCAGAGGGGGCTTGGAACAAAAGACCAAGCTTAACTGgcgttaaattatatttttgttattgcaCTTCCCGTTTTTATCCTCTAAATGTTCTAATTGAATTGCATTTCTTATGGAAGATCTGGTctttattcataaaaatgaaaCTAGGCCGTGTGTGCATTAGGACAAAATATTGGCACTAGGCCTTTTGCTGTATTATTCTTTTTGCATGCAAATGCGTTGGGTTTCCATGAAGATGTGTGGCGTTCAGAGGGAGTATCAATTATGATGCAAACGTTTTGATTTGGTAAGGAAGAAACATGATTCCTGGAAGGAAACTATCCATCTAGGCCATTAACTGTGGCATCTTGAATTGAATATTTTATAGGCATTAATATTCCATTTTATTGTAGTGCACTGAGTAATTTTTCTTCCTTTCCTTTCAGCTCCGGTTATCAACAGATTTGTCCGGAGAGCTTCTGGTGAGTTTGTCATTTTCTGCCAATGCAGCTCACGAGTAGTAAAGGAGTCAGTTTCAGTAATATGATTACCAACTCCTATTTTAGGTGCATCTGAATTCATTATCGGGTTCCTAGGAagaaaaactgaacaaaatttaGTAATTCAATCCAGTACATTCATCACAGAAATCACATCTGCATAAGAGCCTTCTATGAAGATTTATATTGTTTCTTATATACTTTAGTCATTTATTGCTGAACCTGATTTTGTGGCCAAagagaacaaaaagaaaagtacaaccaaaacataaaattgctgaaaatgttctcaccctgaggtcatccaagattaggatgagtttgtttcttcatcagatttggagaaatgtagcattgcatcacttgctcaccaatggatgtgaatgggtgccgtcagaatgagagtccaaacagctgataaaaacaccacaataatccacaccaatccagtccatcagttaatttCTTGAGAAGAGAAAATCTGTGTGTTAGTAAGAAACAGATCcttaattaagattttaaaacttaaaaccaCTTTTGgtcaaaatacaagtccataatccataatattcctttctccagtgaaaaagttgtttagtctgaatcaggagcgaaatatgcacagatcaagcaccgtttacaagcagAAACAGGCCAAAACTGTTTTACACAAATATGTTGGGTaagtttcactggaggaagcgttactatggattatggacttgtattttgaccaaaagtgatggtttaaagttaaaatgtcttaataaaggatgtgtttcttacaaacacagcttttgtcttctcaggatgttaactgatggactgtattactgattacttgtggattattgtgatgtttttattagttgtttagactctcattctgacggcacccattcacatccattggtgtgcaagtgatgtaatgctacatttctccaaatctgatgaagaaacaaaatcatcctAATCGTGAAAGGCCTAAGGATGAGTGCATTCTCagcaaatctttcatttttggttaaggGCAGTTACTTAAAATTGCCATCTTCCCACAGAACATCTAGTTCTGGTTAATGACCTTGCATTTGTGGTCGTATAttgcctttttgttttgttaacaTATCACTTACTCGTTTACCGCTGTCACTGAGTGAACGAGAGAGCTGATGGTTTAACTGGCTAATGGAAGATCAGCGTTGTTTGCAGAAATAAAGTGTTTTAGAAGCTGTGAAGTTCTGTCTCTGGTGGATGGCTATGACCCACAAGTGAGGACGGATGGAGGGATTTTAATGTGCTGTGCTGACAGACCGCACTGAAATAATAGGAAATAAAGTCTGATTGTAATGGAGAAAACTAGAAGTCTGGTGGTCAGTTAAAAAGAAATGAGTTTACAGTGCCAGGAACAGAAATGTATTCGATCTTTAAATTGATGCGATACTGTAGATAAATCGTTTTTAACATATATCTGTCAGGCACTTTATTGTAATGGAAAAAGGCTCGTATAAACTCAGTGTTAAACGTTGTTCCCCATCTGGTTTATTTCATGTCAGGTTTGAACTCTGAGACTGAGATCAGACCAGATGTGATCAAGAATGACATGAAATGTAGACTTGCACTAAAAGTTCAGGGTCAGCAAggtattttttaaaaaagaaaataatactttcatttggaaagtatgcattaaattgataaaaagtgatagcgAAGAagcaatgttaaaaaatatttagatttcaaataaatgctgttcatctgaactttcatttctttaaagaatcctggaaaaaatgcataatgatttccacaaaaatttgaattttttttgaagtaaatgatgctgaaaatacagatttaaatcacagaaataaaatacattttaatatatatattcatataataaagatattaaaaaataatatatatatatatatcccaatattacttttttactgtatatttggtcaaataaatgaacCCTGGTGAACAtaagttttcttttaaaacattttttaaaaatctattttttttaatgatagtgAATGTAGTATTGGATAGAGAAATGTAGACAAAACACAATTTCTGTGATTTTTGTAGCAGATCAGATGAGCTAAACACTTGAAATTTAGGAGCAAGTGTTGTAAACAGTCTGGAGCTGAGAGTAGATCAGTCTAGACGCTAGGCCCTAAACCTCAGGCTGGATCTAGACGGTGGAGGTCCTGGTCTTGTCTTCTCTTCTCTGCGCTGGTATTAATAGCAGGAATAGTGGAGGCGTGTGGGAGAGGAGAGCATGTTGTTTTGAAACCCGTATGATGCTCTTTCTCCTGTAGAACAGAAAAGGAGATGTTCAGCAGAACATCTGAGCTTCTTCATTTCATCACAATGAAATAACACTGTGAAGTAAGATAAAAGTAGCATTTACAACTCATGATGTGTATCTATAATTAGCTTAGCTTTCAAttcatattttcctttttttttttttttttttttttttacgtgcttttgtaattttattatttttttttatatacgacTATTTAGGTTCAATTAAGGAATTTGAAGTGCTTTGTCATTTTTGTCAGTTGTTTTCTGgttaatattacaatttaggtgtaatttatttatgtcggttttagttttctttattcataattatgttttgtgcttttgttactagcatatttttttaaataaataaatgcagctttaattattatttcaattttagtatacattttttatttcattttattatttcattcgaaatattaatgtttaatttatttttatttcagcttcaattTTTTGTATTGTATGTGCAGTTTTAATCTTAATTATTAGGTTCAGTTTATTCTTTTCAATTTTAGTCTTAatattttgcttttgtcttttttataataatgtttaggttattttattttgatttataattttttacttattttagtgagctaattttagattagatttgatttgatttgaccaAATTTAAGCTCTTATTCACTGAAAAACCTTCTTCCATAGCTCTTAGAGTGACACTATATTTTCAGGTTTGTAATAGAGTATCTTGGACAATttgctaaacatctccttttatgTTTAACTAAAAAATCAAAAATCATTAGTGTCTGAAATAACACGAGGATGAGAATTTGATGCGTTTCTAACCGTCCATTGAAACAGTGTTTGAAAGTAGACATTAAGATTCAGACGCTGATAAAATGGTGTGTTTTTATATGAACAGGCTGTATTTTACACACAAAGGCTGTATTTTAATTGCGCAGTAATGCTTTGTCTAGACAGGTTGGTTTTATTTGTTTCCGACTCTAATCCTGCTTCCGATTTACTGAATTCATTGGTCTCTGGACAGTTTGTGCGGAGGCGTACAACcctgatgaggatgaagaggagagAGAACCCAGGGTGAGTGGCCTCTTGAAACCTgctattgagagagagagagagagagagagagagagagagagagagagatcctccTCTTTTATGCATTTCTGTGGCATCTGCTGCACAgtatcccatcatgctttgctgTGCCTTCAGGTCACTCACCCCAAAACAGACGAGCAGAGACAGAGACTACAGGAAGCCTGCAAAGACATCCTACTGTTCAAAAACCTGGACCAGGTACGATTATCAACCGTTTGTGAGAGAATAAAATGCAAGTTTTAGCTCATTTGTTTTCAGACaaccaataagatttttttttcaagctacaaaaaaaaaaaaaaaaaaaaaaatgcaaaacattttggaaaaattatattaaacaaaagtTACAATTTGCATTTGAACTTCAGTATTGTTcgagattttatatttatatatttttcgtgttcttccaaaccagtgagaatattatttttttaagttttcaataatatttttgaattagcttttatttttatattttcaggttctattttcattttagttttttcagttctagttttaattttaagtagtTTTATTATGTCCTTtcgtcatttttattcatttttttcttccttttctatttaatattatagtttacgtttatttatttttatgtcagtgttatataagttttagtttagtttttatttaaaaggcagtatttaaatttagatttttttaaataatatttatattttattttattccaactcaaaaaaataaataataagttttGGTTATAATTTAGTTAGTTATAATTATCTATAATTTGAGATACTATAAGagtttttaattaatagtttaaattaaaactatttttttattatttttatttatattttcttttcattttaatttgttaaacgttttttgttgtttctgtttgtcattttttaattcattgaaatataaaattaatgaattatttaatttatcattttttatttctagtattctatTTAAGTAATACTtccttttatggttttagttttagttaactataataacacttGGAACAAACCCAAATGTGTGCATTTATTCACCTGAAATCTGTTAAATACTGTATCTCCTTTTATAtttgacagaagaaaaaaatctaattagctgaactgtccctttaagacaagaAAGGCTCATTTTTTTGTCCTCCAAACCAACAGGAGCAGATGTCACAAGTCTTGGATGCCATATTTGAGAAGGTAGTGGTGACCGGAGAGCACATCATCGATCAAGACGACGATGGAGACAACTTCTACGTCATTGAGAGGTATAAATGATCATCTTTGGATCTCAATGCTGGAGTTTAAACCTCTCAGACGTCGAGATCTCACTGTGTTTCTTGCGCAGAGGAACGTTTGACATCATGTTGAAAGTGGACGGCACCACGCGGACCGTGGGCTCTTATGACAACCGTGGGAGTTTTGGAGAGCTGGCCCTCATGTACAACACGCCGAGGGCCGCCACCATCATCGCTACCTCACCTGGAGCTCTGTGGTGCCTCGTGAGTCAGTTCTCTCTTTATTTACCATGATTATTACCTTCGGAAGCCAGTTTCCTCCtcggattatttttttttcaaaaaggtagttgtgactttatatctcatgatcctgaaaagtcagaattgagataaAGTTAGAATCTAATGATGTAAATaactttctcacaattctgaattcacatatatctcgcaattctacaCTTATAGCTTGTAGTTCTGAAgaaaactgaatataaaaaatataactttatctCATTATAATGTGCGATAAATGTCGCAAttatcttaaaaatgtaaaaaatatttctgtgaaaaaaaaaacattaaactgaaaaacaaaacattttttgtatgtaaaaaataaatattaataatgataataattaattaaaaaagaaaaaaaaatataagccttaaatgcattttatttcacctACTTGCCAAGGTGACATTTCTCATTAACGTTTAAAGTCTAATTACTAacataattaaaagtaaaatttgaaactaataaaagacaaaaacacaaaaactattttaacaaaaattcaaatgaaaacataaataataaaaactaaatgtaatacaaaatattaacaaactaTACTCATAATAAcggaaataaatctaaaatatcacaATCATTAACTCACCCAAAACAGTCCAAAGTTGTACGACTCTTTCTTCatctgaaaaaatgtataaataattattttcttttaatgattTTGCAGTTGCATGAATTCAATGCAGTTGCATTACATCATTTTATACACAACTGGTTTCGGCAAgtttacagtaaaattaaatgctaaatatatcTAGTTTCTTTCTCCAAGTGCTTCTTATGTATTGTTTGTGTTAGAGCGCCCTCTGCTTTTCATAGAAAATACTGAAATTACAGGATTATCCAGATTCAATCCTTgagtgtaaaatatttttatttaattattattaatttattttattattattatttttatttttttgcttaaatgTCTCAAGGATCGGTTGACATTCAGAAGGATCATCttaaaaaacaatgcaaagaAGAGAAAAATGTACGAGGCTTTCATCGGGACTCTTCCTCTGCTCACGTCACTGGAGGTTTGAACACATCCCTGCAACTTCTACCAACATGCTGTGTGCTAACTGCATTTGACCGTTTGGTGGAAAGTGATTTAATGCATGTGCCGTTCTCCTGTTGATCTTAGAAATAAATGTGTCTTGTTTTCAGGTTTCAGAGAGAATGAAGGTTGTTGATGTCTTGTCGACCAAAGTGTACAACAGTGGGGAACAGATCATTGCTCAGGTCAGACactaagaaatgtttttaaagtaattattatgGGTTCCTACAGTCATGAAAAACCTGCTAATGTAAAGGCCTAGACATttcttttatggttttatttctgTATTCATGTTGAGCACAGTTATAAATAATCAGATTGAGTACAATTTGTGATTACAgaaatgaaaacagttgttttttttttttattacaaaataatgtaaaactaGTTGAAATTAATTGTTCATCCAATTTTAGTAATTTGGGTACCtgttataatatgaataataatgttataataatataagtAGTGCTGAcaaacgattaattgcgattaatcgcatccgaaataaatgtttttgtgtacataatatatgtatgtgtactgtgtttatttattatgtgtatataaatacacacacatgcatgtatatatttcagatttttttaaatgtatttattaaatatatttttttaataaattatgcgaatataaaaatagacatgtaaatattttcataatgtttactatatatgtgtgtgtatttatatacacataataaatattatgcaaacaaaaacttttattttggatgtgattaatcacaattaatcatttgacagcactaaaatataatctaatataatattatattatataatatatagttcgatttttttataagaaattcattattttattaagcaagggttcattctttagaaataaatacttaaatttacttgatttatttgtctatttcacataaatgctgttttctgtgttgtattttatttctacttataataaaatgtttcctgagcagcaaatcaatatattagattgatttctgaaggatcatttgacactgaagactgtaggaataatgctgaaaatacagctttgcatcacagaaataaatttcatttttaaatatattcaaatagaaaacagtcattttaaattagaataatatttcacaattacactgtttttactgtatttttgatcacataaatgagCAGAAAAGACCACTTTCTAAAAACTGCTACCTTGTGTTCACAGGGTGATTTGGCAGATTGTTTCTACATCGTAGAGTCCGGACACGTTAGGATCACTATGAAGAGGAGCAAAGTGAGTCAAACATCAGAAGAATCGGCACAATTCGGTTCATTATGCATCTTAATAAACCCATAAATCCTTCAGCTTAAAAAAGATTCACGTGCATTtacatgacaatgttttttttagtcGAAAAACGACACTGAAGACGAGGAGGTGGAGATCGCCACATGCTCAAGAGGTCAGTATTTCGGAGAGCTGGCACTCGTCACTAACAAGCCACGGGCGGCTTCTGCATACGCCATGGACAACGTCAAATGCTTAggtaatgcattatacattaaaTAGCAATGCATCTCAGCTGCACGGCGGGTCATGTGATCATTCACCTTGTGTTTCACAGTAATGGACGTGCAGGCCTTTGAGAGATTATTAGGCCCCTGCATGGACATCATGAAACGAAACATAGCCAATTACGAGGAGCAGCTGATCACGCTCTTCGGGAGTCACATCGCAATAGAGGAGCCGAATGCATGAAATCAGTTAATCAATAAACATCGCAAACTTATAATGCAATGTGAACGATGAGAAGATGGTAAGTAGAGGCCCGTCATCATGGTGGAGAAATCGTGTTAACATAGGTCATAAGCTTGAagttattgttttgcattcacagaTGTGAAACTCCGGTGTGTGTCTATGATCTTGgggtttttttttagatgtgaaaAGCCAAATGCGAGCACTTTCCTCCAGGGTACTCAAGGTTTATGGGAGATTCCTCATGGTTATTTGGTTTTGGGATTTGGTACCAGTGTGTTTATCTGAatctttctaatttttttttaacttggttTGTGTTTCTTTCACATGCTGCATCTTTTCCACACAAAGAGTGTGTTGTTATGCCATATACAGCACTGTAATATGTTAACATATTCTTTTAAAGCTATACTTCTGAATTTTCAAATCTGCCGTTGAGCATTTGTCAGTGTTTTCAGTATTAAGCAAATAATTTTTACTGCGAGCCATTATTTTTGACTAAACATGAAATGTGAACAGTAACTTATAATGAATTATGGACTAAATGCCATGAGTTGGAAGTCAACATGAAAACTAAATTGAGCATATTTACTTAGAGcacattaataatgaataaaagtttGTATTAAAAATTGCAATGgctataaaataacatttgtttcaCGTTGACTTTTATACTCAACTTTCATTACATTTCCATGAGTTAGTAAACTTTCAAATTGCTTGGGAATACGATATGAAAGGAGACAGACTCAATAAcgtataaaaaatgaaaatgcagtctgaatattattgcactttgttGCCAGTGTAATAAAAATACCTAATTTAATGGAACAGCTCAAccagaaattaaaatgtactcacccccaggccatccaagatgcagatgagtttgtttcttcatcagatttggagaaatgtagtattacatcactttctcaacaacggatcctctgcagtgaatggatgccgtcagaatgaga is from Carassius auratus strain Wakin chromosome 25, ASM336829v1, whole genome shotgun sequence and encodes:
- the prkar2b gene encoding cAMP-dependent protein kinase type II-beta regulatory subunit: MSIEIPEGLTELLQSFTVEVLRNQPADLLEFALQYFTRLKENETRGGAFGNEHNSAARAGKAVNFIEEAMQIDSENGEDEDDDEEFVAPVINRFVRRASVCAEAYNPDEDEEEREPRVTHPKTDEQRQRLQEACKDILLFKNLDQEQMSQVLDAIFEKVVVTGEHIIDQDDDGDNFYVIERGTFDIMLKVDGTTRTVGSYDNRGSFGELALMYNTPRAATIIATSPGALWCLDRLTFRRIILKNNAKKRKMYEAFIGTLPLLTSLEVSERMKVVDVLSTKVYNSGEQIIAQGDLADCFYIVESGHVRITMKRSKSKNDTEDEEVEIATCSRGQYFGELALVTNKPRAASAYAMDNVKCLVMDVQAFERLLGPCMDIMKRNIANYEEQLITLFGSHIAIEEPNA